One window of the Ureibacillus sp. FSL W7-1570 genome contains the following:
- a CDS encoding dUTP diphosphatase, which yields MEFQELFNMQAQLDSFIQQNQHIDRDVFLEKGLALTIELAELANETRCFKYWSTKGPSEREVLLEEFVDSIHFLLSLGNEKGYRLNAWPEMKKKENLTTWFLKTQEAILSFIHDPSEDHYLKVWEYYSVLAYNLGFTLDDIIQAYIEKNEKNYERQRNGY from the coding sequence ATGGAATTTCAAGAACTGTTTAACATGCAAGCACAATTGGATTCGTTTATTCAACAGAACCAGCACATCGACCGGGATGTATTTCTGGAAAAAGGGTTGGCGTTAACGATAGAACTTGCGGAGTTGGCAAATGAAACCCGCTGTTTTAAATATTGGAGCACAAAAGGTCCTTCCGAACGGGAAGTGTTGTTGGAAGAATTCGTGGATTCCATCCATTTTCTTCTTTCCTTAGGAAATGAAAAAGGATACCGGTTGAATGCGTGGCCGGAAATGAAGAAAAAGGAAAACCTGACGACATGGTTTTTGAAAACGCAAGAGGCGATTTTGTCGTTTATTCACGATCCGTCTGAGGATCATTATTTGAAAGTATGGGAATATTACAGTGTGCTCGCTTATAATTTAGGTTTTACATTGGATGATATCATTCAGGCATACATTGAGAAAAATGAGAAAAATTACGAGCGGCAACGCAATGGATATTAA
- a CDS encoding M42 family metallopeptidase has product MDETLQMLKDLTDANGIAGNEKAPREVMKKYIEPFADKIEYDNLGSLIAEKRGDEKGPKIMIAGHLDEVGFMVTQIDDKGFIKFQTVGGWWAHVMLSQRVTITTRSGEEIIGVIGSKPPHILPQEQRKKTVDIKDMFIDVGATSKEEAESWGIRPSDMITPYFEFNVMKNEKMLLAKAWDNRIGCAIAIEVLKRLKNENHPNIVYGVGNVQEEVGLRGAKTSTFKIQPDIGFAVDVGIAGDTPGITPKEAMSKLGAGPQIIIYDASMVSHKGLRDFVIDVAEENNIPYQFDAMPGGGTDAGSMHLTGNGVPTLSITIATRYIHSHASILHRDDFENAVKLMVEVVKRLDWDAVNKIKYE; this is encoded by the coding sequence ATGGATGAAACATTGCAAATGCTAAAGGATTTGACAGACGCAAACGGCATCGCAGGAAACGAGAAAGCGCCGAGAGAGGTCATGAAAAAATATATCGAGCCTTTTGCGGATAAAATCGAGTATGACAATTTGGGAAGTTTGATTGCGGAAAAACGGGGCGATGAAAAGGGTCCGAAAATTATGATTGCCGGCCACTTGGATGAAGTGGGTTTCATGGTGACACAAATTGATGACAAAGGCTTCATTAAATTCCAAACGGTCGGCGGTTGGTGGGCACACGTCATGCTTTCACAGCGGGTGACGATCACGACCCGTTCAGGTGAGGAAATCATCGGTGTCATCGGTTCAAAACCGCCTCATATTTTGCCGCAGGAACAACGCAAAAAAACCGTTGATATCAAAGATATGTTCATCGATGTGGGCGCCACTTCCAAAGAAGAGGCGGAAAGTTGGGGAATCCGCCCTAGTGATATGATTACGCCATATTTTGAATTCAATGTGATGAAAAATGAAAAAATGCTTCTTGCAAAAGCGTGGGACAACCGCATTGGCTGCGCCATTGCCATCGAAGTGTTGAAGCGGTTGAAAAACGAAAATCATCCAAACATTGTCTATGGTGTCGGCAATGTGCAAGAGGAAGTAGGATTAAGAGGTGCGAAAACGTCCACATTCAAAATTCAACCGGACATCGGTTTTGCGGTGGATGTAGGCATTGCAGGAGATACACCGGGCATCACTCCGAAAGAAGCGATGTCAAAACTTGGAGCAGGTCCGCAAATCATCATTTACGATGCTTCCATGGTTTCCCATAAAGGGCTTCGCGATTTCGTCATCGATGTGGCGGAAGAAAACAACATTCCGTATCAATTTGACGCGATGCCAGGCGGAGGAACAGATGCCGGTTCCATGCATTTGACAGGAAACGGTGTGCCAACCCTATCCATCACCATTGCTACCCGTTATATTCATTCCCATGCATCCATCCTGCATCGGGACGACTTTGAAAATGCGGTGAAATTGATGGTGGAAGTGGTGAAGCGGCTCGATTGGGATGCGGTGAATAAAATCAAGTATGAATGA
- the rplT gene encoding 50S ribosomal protein L20, which produces MPRVKGGTVTRRRRKKVLKLAKGYFGSKHTLYRTANQAVMKSGLYAYRDRRQKKRDFRKLWITRINAAARQNGLSYSRLMYGLKQAGIEVNRKMLADLAVNDAQAFAQLAEEAKKAIAK; this is translated from the coding sequence ATGCCACGCGTAAAAGGTGGAACAGTAACGCGCAGACGTCGTAAAAAAGTTTTAAAATTAGCAAAAGGTTATTTCGGTTCAAAACATACTTTATATAGAACAGCAAACCAAGCGGTAATGAAATCCGGTTTATATGCTTACCGTGACCGCCGTCAGAAAAAACGTGATTTCCGTAAATTATGGATTACACGTATCAATGCGGCAGCTCGCCAAAACGGTCTTTCTTACAGCCGCTTAATGTACGGTTTAAAACAAGCTGGTATCGAAGTGAACCGCAAAATGTTGGCTGATTTAGCGGTGAACGATGCGCAAGCTTTCGCTCAACTTGCGGAAGAAGCAAAAAAAGCAATCGCAAAATAA
- the argF gene encoding ornithine carbamoyltransferase, with translation MKLLEEVQLKPVSSLKGKDLLTLLDYTSEEVQELLSLATKMKKVTKNGKCPKLLDGKVLGMIFEKNSTRTRISFEVGMHQLGGKAIFLHARDMQLGRGEPISDTGLVLSGYLDGVMIRANSHKMVEELAEYATIPVINGLTDLYHPCQALADLETIIENKGTFKGLKTAYVGDGNNVAHSLVVAAAHVGMDIAVATPKGYEPDAEIMKKAQAIAEKNGSTITITNDPIEAVKDADVVYTDVWTSMGQEEEAAQRLKDFQGYQINDELVAHAKPDFMFLHCLPAHREEEVATSVIDGPNSYVFEQAENRLHAQKAVLLSLLA, from the coding sequence ATGAAATTGTTGGAAGAAGTGCAGCTAAAGCCCGTTTCAAGTTTAAAGGGCAAAGATTTGTTAACGCTGCTTGATTATACAAGTGAAGAAGTGCAAGAGTTGCTTAGCCTTGCAACAAAAATGAAAAAAGTAACGAAAAATGGCAAATGTCCAAAACTTTTAGATGGAAAAGTGCTTGGAATGATTTTCGAGAAAAACTCCACACGTACACGCATTTCCTTTGAAGTGGGGATGCATCAATTAGGCGGAAAAGCGATTTTCCTGCATGCAAGAGATATGCAGCTTGGCCGCGGTGAACCGATTTCAGATACAGGTCTTGTTTTATCCGGTTATTTAGATGGAGTTATGATCCGCGCCAATTCACATAAAATGGTAGAGGAATTAGCAGAGTATGCAACCATTCCAGTGATTAATGGATTAACAGATTTATATCATCCATGCCAAGCGTTGGCCGATCTTGAAACGATCATTGAAAATAAAGGAACATTTAAAGGATTAAAAACAGCTTATGTCGGCGATGGAAACAATGTTGCCCATTCACTTGTCGTGGCGGCTGCCCACGTTGGAATGGATATTGCGGTAGCCACTCCGAAAGGTTATGAGCCGGATGCTGAAATCATGAAAAAGGCTCAGGCGATTGCGGAGAAGAACGGCAGCACCATCACGATCACTAATGATCCGATAGAAGCTGTGAAAGACGCGGATGTAGTGTATACAGACGTATGGACTAGCATGGGTCAAGAAGAGGAAGCGGCTCAACGCTTAAAAGACTTCCAAGGCTATCAAATTAACGATGAATTGGTGGCTCATGCAAAACCTGATTTCATGTTCTTGCATTGCTTGCCAGCCCATCGTGAAGAAGAAGTGGCAACATCCGTAATCGACGGTCCAAACTCATACGTCTTCGAGCAAGCGGAAAACCGACTTCATGCACAGAAAGCAGTGCTTCTATCATTACTTGCATAA
- the nadC gene encoding carboxylating nicotinate-nucleotide diphosphorylase: MNNIKLQEMLKQFFNEDIGDGDLSSETIFSPKDQGSFTFYAKEEGVFCGAEVIQTGFKVLDPTLQITLLKEDGDELQKGDRIAVIEGSMRSLLSGERVILNLIQRMSGIATNARKAVELTKGTNAKICDTRKTVPGLRMLDKYAVRTGGAYNHRSGLYDCIMLKDNHIALAGSITKAVQLAKSRIGHTVKIEVEIETKEQLLEAIEAGADIIMFDNRTPEEIKAWLPLVPRHISTEASGGITLDNLRSYAESGVEWISLGSLTHSVKAFDISALVKRKDVE; the protein is encoded by the coding sequence ATGAACAACATCAAATTGCAGGAAATGTTGAAACAGTTTTTCAATGAAGATATCGGTGACGGCGATCTTTCCAGTGAAACGATTTTTTCACCCAAAGATCAAGGTTCATTTACATTTTACGCAAAGGAAGAAGGCGTCTTTTGCGGTGCGGAAGTGATTCAAACCGGTTTCAAAGTGCTCGACCCAACCCTTCAAATTACCTTGCTGAAAGAGGATGGCGACGAACTTCAGAAAGGTGATCGGATCGCGGTCATCGAAGGTTCAATGCGCAGCCTCTTGAGCGGTGAACGGGTCATTTTAAATTTAATTCAACGGATGAGCGGCATCGCAACAAACGCAAGAAAAGCCGTTGAATTAACGAAAGGAACCAACGCGAAAATCTGTGACACCCGAAAGACGGTGCCAGGCCTCCGCATGCTGGACAAATACGCTGTACGGACTGGCGGTGCCTATAACCATCGCAGCGGATTATATGATTGCATCATGCTGAAGGACAATCATATCGCGCTCGCCGGGAGCATCACCAAAGCGGTCCAGCTGGCAAAATCGCGGATTGGCCATACGGTGAAAATCGAAGTGGAAATTGAAACGAAGGAACAATTGCTTGAAGCCATTGAAGCCGGTGCCGACATCATCATGTTCGATAATCGCACCCCTGAAGAAATCAAGGCATGGCTTCCGCTTGTACCACGGCATATTTCAACGGAAGCTTCCGGCGGCATTACGTTGGACAACTTGCGAAGCTATGCGGAATCCGGCGTGGAATGGATTTCCCTCGGTTCCCTTACCCATTCGGTAAAAGCTTTTGATATCAGCGCATTAGTGAAAAGAAAGGACGTTGAATAA
- the infC gene encoding translation initiation factor IF-3 codes for MYVNEGIRARELRVIDQNGEQVGIISRNEALEMAARVNLDLVLVAPQAKPPVARIMDYGKYKFEQQKKEREIRKNQKVIHMKEVRLSPTIDEHDFQTKLRNAIKFLQKGDKVKCTLRFKGRAITHTDIGQRVLDRFAEECAEYATVEQKPKLEGRSMFLILAPKSEK; via the coding sequence ATGTACGTAAACGAAGGGATACGTGCACGTGAACTTCGTGTAATTGATCAAAACGGTGAACAAGTAGGAATTATATCCCGTAACGAAGCGTTGGAAATGGCTGCTCGTGTAAACTTGGATCTAGTCCTCGTAGCACCGCAAGCGAAGCCACCTGTTGCTCGTATTATGGACTACGGCAAATATAAATTTGAGCAGCAAAAGAAAGAGCGCGAAATTCGTAAAAATCAGAAAGTCATTCATATGAAAGAGGTTCGTTTGAGCCCAACGATTGACGAACATGATTTCCAAACGAAACTTCGAAACGCAATCAAATTCCTTCAAAAGGGAGATAAAGTAAAATGTACATTGCGTTTCAAAGGACGTGCGATTACGCATACAGATATTGGACAACGGGTATTGGATCGTTTTGCTGAAGAATGTGCCGAATATGCAACGGTAGAACAAAAACCTAAATTGGAAGGCCGGAGCATGTTCTTAATTCTGGCCCCAAAAAGCGAAAAATAA
- a CDS encoding S-layer homology domain-containing protein produces MAQAATFTDVPDSHPSAVEINFLAETGIIKGYSDKTFKPSNNVTNSQVALMISRALQLDLNNRPNPGFKDLTKVDQETYKAIAAAVDEGIFPKGTNFRPFEPITRGEMAQVLVNAFSLKGSSNQQFKDVPKNHKHYQAIAALSANNITTGYEDGTFKPSQPLTRAHFSTFMSRVLEPDFIPVKSGFGYNKNYQYIYELYEGYTSREYFTYLSSDVQGDWWYVSDDYNQGIQYVNSIGKDGFTFKGFLANDEILTDFHIPYPVKLGTSWSFSMKKGLKPVTYAVTSMSETVTTPAGTFNHLMEIVSSDGFQYYYSKDYGHICTKDLRTNSVVYQLVQLKKK; encoded by the coding sequence GTGGCACAAGCCGCCACTTTCACGGATGTGCCTGATAGCCATCCATCGGCGGTGGAAATCAATTTTTTGGCGGAAACAGGGATTATTAAGGGGTATTCAGACAAAACTTTCAAGCCTTCAAACAACGTGACAAATTCCCAAGTTGCATTAATGATTTCAAGAGCTTTGCAACTGGATCTGAACAACCGGCCTAATCCGGGATTCAAGGATTTGACGAAAGTCGATCAGGAAACGTACAAAGCGATTGCTGCGGCAGTCGATGAAGGCATTTTCCCAAAAGGAACGAACTTCAGACCATTTGAGCCCATCACACGCGGCGAAATGGCCCAAGTTTTAGTGAATGCCTTTTCTCTCAAAGGCTCCAGCAACCAACAATTTAAAGATGTACCGAAAAACCATAAACATTATCAAGCGATAGCCGCTCTTTCGGCCAATAACATTACAACGGGATACGAAGATGGCACCTTTAAACCTTCCCAACCACTTACCCGTGCCCATTTTTCCACTTTCATGTCCCGTGTTCTTGAACCGGATTTTATACCGGTAAAAAGCGGGTTTGGCTACAATAAAAATTATCAATACATATATGAATTGTATGAAGGTTATACGAGCCGGGAATACTTCACATATTTGTCATCGGACGTCCAAGGGGATTGGTGGTATGTTTCCGATGATTACAATCAGGGGATCCAATATGTGAACAGCATTGGCAAGGACGGTTTCACTTTTAAAGGGTTCCTGGCAAATGATGAAATATTGACGGACTTTCATATCCCATATCCCGTAAAACTCGGGACAAGCTGGTCATTTTCCATGAAGAAAGGGCTTAAACCGGTAACCTATGCGGTGACAAGCATGTCCGAAACCGTAACGACCCCTGCAGGCACTTTTAATCATTTAATGGAAATTGTCAGTTCCGACGGCTTCCAATATTATTATTCAAAAGACTATGGCCATATTTGCACGAAGGATTTGAGAACTAATTCAGTTGTCTATCAGTTAGTCCAATTAAAGAAAAAATGA
- the nadA gene encoding quinolinate synthase NadA, producing MASICTIPTFGMLPEKYRHMSREEMEHRVREIKEQLGSELFLPAHHYQKDEVIQFADATGDSLQLAQAAAKNKQAKHIVFCGVHFMAETADMLTTDEQIVYLPDMRAGCSMADMANIYQTEEAWEKLTSIFGDTIIPLTYVNSTAAIKAFTGRNGGACVTSSNAKKMVEWSFTQKERLFFLPDQHLGRNTAYDLGIPLEQMAVWNPISGELKYEGNVQDIKVILWDGYCSVHQGFTVENVREVRENYPDMKVIVHPECSFEVVQAADLSGSTKYIVETIKNAPSGSSWAIGTEMNLVKRIIAEHPDKHIICLNENMCPCLTMNRIDLPHLLWALEIIVNGEQGNVIKVDPETTKEALLALDRMLQLA from the coding sequence ATGGCATCAATCTGTACAATTCCGACATTCGGTATGTTACCTGAAAAATATCGTCACATGTCCCGTGAGGAAATGGAGCATCGGGTTCGGGAAATCAAGGAACAATTGGGCAGTGAATTATTTCTTCCTGCGCACCATTATCAAAAAGATGAAGTGATTCAATTCGCCGATGCAACGGGAGACTCCTTGCAATTGGCTCAAGCCGCGGCGAAAAATAAACAGGCAAAACATATTGTCTTTTGCGGCGTGCACTTTATGGCGGAAACCGCAGACATGTTAACGACGGACGAGCAAATTGTTTACTTGCCGGATATGCGGGCCGGCTGTTCCATGGCGGATATGGCCAATATTTACCAAACGGAAGAAGCTTGGGAAAAGCTGACATCCATTTTCGGAGATACCATCATTCCTTTAACCTACGTCAACTCAACGGCTGCCATTAAAGCATTTACCGGCCGCAATGGCGGTGCTTGCGTCACATCGTCCAATGCCAAAAAAATGGTGGAATGGTCTTTTACACAAAAAGAACGGCTTTTCTTCTTGCCGGATCAGCATTTGGGGAGAAATACCGCCTATGATTTGGGCATTCCACTGGAGCAGATGGCCGTGTGGAATCCCATTTCCGGCGAACTGAAATATGAAGGAAATGTGCAAGACATTAAAGTCATTTTATGGGATGGCTATTGCTCCGTCCACCAGGGATTTACGGTGGAAAATGTCCGGGAAGTCCGGGAAAACTATCCGGATATGAAAGTGATTGTCCATCCTGAATGCTCCTTTGAAGTGGTGCAGGCGGCAGACCTTTCCGGTTCCACAAAATATATTGTGGAGACAATCAAAAATGCTCCATCCGGCTCAAGCTGGGCCATTGGAACTGAGATGAACCTGGTGAAACGCATCATTGCGGAACATCCGGACAAACACATTATTTGCCTGAATGAAAACATGTGCCCATGTTTGACAATGAACCGGATAGACTTGCCGCATCTTCTTTGGGCTTTGGAAATCATCGTCAATGGCGAACAGGGAAATGTCATCAAAGTGGATCCTGAAACGACAAAAGAAGCCTTGTTGGCGTTGGACCGCATGTTGCAATTGGCATAA
- a CDS encoding DUF1294 domain-containing protein: MNEIIAVYIIIVSAICFALMGIDKSRAKHGKWRISEKTLLSVAIIGGACGGLIAMVLFRHKTRHAIFAFGLPLLAALQIFFLIYLYK; this comes from the coding sequence ATGAATGAAATCATTGCTGTGTACATAATCATCGTATCTGCGATTTGTTTTGCATTGATGGGAATTGATAAATCGAGGGCAAAACATGGGAAATGGCGGATTTCCGAAAAAACATTATTATCGGTGGCAATCATTGGCGGCGCTTGCGGTGGATTGATCGCAATGGTTTTATTCCGCCATAAAACGAGACATGCCATCTTTGCCTTTGGACTGCCATTGCTTGCTGCATTGCAAATTTTCTTCCTAATCTATCTCTATAAGTGA
- the sspI gene encoding small acid-soluble spore protein SspI, which translates to MDFQIRAAITSNVKGDSPEEFRETIQDAIARGDEHLLPGLGVFLEKWWQNTSEEEQSKFTETLSKVFQH; encoded by the coding sequence ATGGACTTTCAAATCAGAGCAGCCATTACTTCCAATGTCAAAGGGGACAGTCCGGAAGAATTCCGGGAAACGATCCAAGATGCCATTGCCCGAGGCGATGAACATCTTCTTCCAGGACTTGGCGTCTTTTTGGAAAAGTGGTGGCAAAATACAAGTGAAGAAGAACAATCGAAATTTACGGAAACATTATCAAAAGTGTTTCAACATTAA
- a CDS encoding MarR family transcriptional regulator: MGDLLIDLLHEKSVLLKKIKEEKWQAISGVHITHSEFSILEKVYKNQPLISHVAKQVPFTRQAVHKFIKQLEEKGLVETKKFNLRDKSIELTKLGEACFEKHLALKKELENMIEEEIGEMNVKRIKEILKMEWGI, encoded by the coding sequence ATGGGGGATTTGTTGATTGATTTACTTCATGAAAAATCCGTATTGTTGAAAAAAATAAAGGAAGAAAAATGGCAGGCCATCAGCGGCGTTCATATCACCCATTCGGAGTTTTCCATTTTGGAGAAGGTGTACAAGAATCAACCGTTGATTTCCCATGTGGCGAAACAGGTTCCGTTTACAAGACAAGCAGTTCATAAATTTATCAAGCAATTGGAAGAAAAGGGATTGGTGGAAACAAAAAAATTCAATTTGCGGGATAAATCCATTGAACTGACCAAATTGGGGGAGGCGTGTTTTGAAAAACATCTCGCCTTGAAAAAAGAATTGGAAAATATGATCGAAGAAGAAATTGGGGAAATGAATGTAAAAAGGATCAAGGAAATCTTAAAGATGGAATGGGGAATATAA
- the rpmI gene encoding 50S ribosomal protein L35 codes for MPKMKTHRGAAKRFKRTGTGKFKFDRAYGSHLFANKTTKQKRQLRKAKVMTSGDYKRIKTLLAYKK; via the coding sequence ATGCCAAAAATGAAAACTCACCGTGGCGCTGCTAAGCGTTTCAAAAGAACAGGTACAGGTAAATTTAAATTTGACCGTGCTTACGGAAGCCACTTATTTGCAAACAAAACAACAAAACAAAAACGCCAACTTCGCAAAGCGAAAGTGATGACATCAGGCGACTACAAACGCATCAAAACATTACTTGCATACAAAAAATAA
- a CDS encoding sigma-w pathway protein ysdB → MALLLRIIVFIVIIYLFYKAFRYLTDPKRKLDEAYEKGQYYFYDDVKNVRKNFFISYKGALFEGEKYLGTTDDAFEVVSIFVWVHDPAKLQGLTKEDFKFLEKEILMNYPKAKINWKNPIEKLMKEEEE, encoded by the coding sequence ATGGCGCTTCTTTTGCGTATTATTGTCTTTATCGTCATTATTTATTTATTTTATAAAGCTTTTCGCTATTTGACAGATCCGAAAAGAAAATTGGATGAAGCCTATGAAAAGGGACAATACTACTTTTATGATGATGTAAAAAATGTGAGAAAAAACTTCTTTATTTCTTATAAAGGCGCTTTGTTTGAAGGGGAAAAATATTTGGGGACAACCGATGACGCCTTTGAAGTGGTATCCATTTTTGTCTGGGTGCATGATCCGGCAAAGCTCCAAGGTTTGACAAAAGAAGATTTCAAATTTTTGGAGAAAGAAATTTTAATGAATTATCCGAAAGCGAAAATCAATTGGAAAAATCCTATTGAAAAATTGATGAAGGAAGAAGAGGAATAA